A stretch of DNA from Desulfobulbaceae bacterium:
AATGATTCCAACTTTAACCATAGGTCATTTTCCTCAACACGAAATAGATAAATAGAATTCGAATTCTATTTATCTATTTCGTGTTGAGGAAAATGACCTATGGTTAAAGTTGGAATCATTGGAGGCTCCGGGCTTGATGACCCGAAGATCTTGGCAGAGGCGAGTGAGGTGGCGGTAACTACTCCTTATGGCACGCCATCGTCGGTATTAACCTGCGGGAAGATTGCCGGAGTGCCGGTTGTGATTCTTGCTCGACATGGTAAGGATCATTCAATCTATCCTAGCGGGGTTAATTTCAGAGCTAATATTTCGGCCTTAAAGGAACAGGGATGTACTCATATTCTTGCCGCCACCGCGGTTGGTTCTCTGCGGCGGGAGATCGAACCTGGACACTTGGTGCTGCCTGATCAATTTATAGATTTCACTAAACAGCGGTTAACCACCTTTTTTGATCAGGGTCCGGTGGTTCATACGCCCATGGCTGAACCGTTTTGCCCGAATCTGAGATCCTTACTGGCTGAGAACGCCGCCAGATTAGGGCTCATCGCCCATAGTGGCAAGACAGTGATCACCATCGAGGGACCCCGGTTCTCGACTCGTGCCGAAAGCCATATGTTTCGTAGTTGGAATGCGGATGTCATTAATATGAGCACCGTGCCCGAGGTTAATCTGGCTCGGGAACAGAAGATCCATTACGCTACAGTGGCTATGTCTACCGATTACGATTGCTGGCACGAAGATGAAGAGTCTGTTACCTGGGAGATGATCTTGTCCACCATGCGCCACAACGCTCATAATGTACTGAAGTTGTTCGTTGAAACTATCCCGCACATAGCCACGTATGCCGATATTTGTGTAGCTTGAGTCGGCGAAGTGATTGATACAGATTCATTGTAAATAACACCCTAGAGAGAGGAGAAGGTCATGTCCATAAAATCAAAAATTCGTTCCATCCCCGACTATCCGAAAAAGGGGATCATGTTTCGTGATATTACTACTCTGATCAGCGACCCGGTCGGGTTTCGGCTGATGGTCGATAATCTGACTCAGCGCTATATCACCAAGGAAGTCGAGTATGACATCATCGCTGGGATCGAAGCTCGTGGATTCATCATGGGTGGGGCCATGTCCTACACCCTGGGTAAGGGGTTTACCCCGATACGCAAGGCAGGGAAACTCCCGGCCGAGGTAATCTCTCAGGAGTATAATCTTGAGTACGGCACGGATCGGATTGAGATTCATAAGGATGCTTTCCCCCCTGGGACCCGGGTGTTGCTGGTTGATGATCTGCTGGCGACCGGCGGCACGGCTCTAGCCGCTGCGGCCTTGGTGGAGAAGCTTGGCGGGGTAGTGGCGGAGATGGCCTTTATCGTCAATCTTCCTGATGTCGGGGGTGAAAAGAAGTTACGGGAGAAGGGCTACTCGGTGTTTTCCTTGACCGAGTTCGAAGGGGAGTAAGGGCGTTTAAATTTTGTAACTATCCACC
This window harbors:
- the mtnP gene encoding S-methyl-5'-thioadenosine phosphorylase yields the protein MVKVGIIGGSGLDDPKILAEASEVAVTTPYGTPSSVLTCGKIAGVPVVILARHGKDHSIYPSGVNFRANISALKEQGCTHILAATAVGSLRREIEPGHLVLPDQFIDFTKQRLTTFFDQGPVVHTPMAEPFCPNLRSLLAENAARLGLIAHSGKTVITIEGPRFSTRAESHMFRSWNADVINMSTVPEVNLAREQKIHYATVAMSTDYDCWHEDEESVTWEMILSTMRHNAHNVLKLFVETIPHIATYADICVA
- a CDS encoding adenine phosphoribosyltransferase, which gives rise to MSIKSKIRSIPDYPKKGIMFRDITTLISDPVGFRLMVDNLTQRYITKEVEYDIIAGIEARGFIMGGAMSYTLGKGFTPIRKAGKLPAEVISQEYNLEYGTDRIEIHKDAFPPGTRVLLVDDLLATGGTALAAAALVEKLGGVVAEMAFIVNLPDVGGEKKLREKGYSVFSLTEFEGE